The Geothrix sp. genome has a window encoding:
- a CDS encoding S9 family peptidase, producing MKTPILLLAAALPLLASRPLQVDDLFKVKRVTEPQLSASGDLAYQVGAVDFAANKSVSRIWFKPAGGEAKELELGPGSQSRPRFSPDGKRLAYQSGGQVWVVDLGTKAKHQVTKLSGSASGQVWSPDGKWLAFLSTTVPSGVDAENAAYLKAKEASKVSGRLYTTLSYRHWNEWKDPQQVSHLFVVPADGSAAPRDLTAGFTTDVPNYADVSAGDGFAWAPDGKALAFESAPEQTKATSTNGEIYEVAFTGGPAKLLSTNKAMDNSPRYSPDGKYLAWRAQRRPGFEADKWELWVMDRATGQVVRTTQAFDQSFGDYQWQGQDLVGTSEQQGHTDLFRWDGKALQRLSTGLHIEGFALAKGQAIVVSTSLTTPQDLYTVDFRTGKAVRATTHNEALAKDLSLNPGEELWIDTVAVDGKPAKTHAFVVKPVGYDPNKTYPVAFVIHGGPQGAWADAWHPRWNAQAWAGRGFITVLPNPRGSTGFGQAYTDAISGDWNGAVMTDLMSTLDAVLKQYPNADAKRVVAAGGSYGGYAVNWISGHYPERFAAFVTHASIFNTESMQLGTEELWFPHWEFKGWPWESAETKARWQSQSPSSAIAKMTKPMLVIHGELDYRVPVTEAFQLYNTLQVRGVPSQLLYFPDETHFVAKPQNSKLWYETVLGWCERWTK from the coding sequence ATGAAGACCCCGATCCTCCTTCTCGCCGCGGCGCTGCCCCTGCTGGCCAGCCGCCCCCTCCAGGTGGATGACCTGTTCAAGGTCAAGCGCGTCACCGAACCCCAGCTGTCGGCCTCCGGCGACCTGGCCTACCAGGTGGGCGCCGTGGACTTCGCGGCCAACAAGTCCGTGAGCCGCATCTGGTTCAAGCCCGCCGGCGGCGAGGCGAAGGAACTGGAGCTCGGCCCGGGCAGCCAGAGCCGCCCCCGCTTCAGCCCCGACGGCAAGCGGCTGGCCTACCAGTCCGGCGGCCAGGTGTGGGTGGTGGACCTGGGCACGAAAGCCAAGCACCAGGTCACGAAGCTGAGCGGCAGCGCCTCGGGCCAGGTCTGGAGCCCGGACGGCAAGTGGCTGGCCTTCCTCAGCACCACCGTCCCCAGCGGTGTCGATGCGGAGAACGCGGCCTACCTCAAGGCCAAGGAGGCCTCCAAGGTCTCGGGGCGCCTCTATACGACCCTGAGCTACCGGCACTGGAACGAGTGGAAGGATCCCCAGCAGGTGAGCCACCTCTTCGTGGTGCCCGCCGACGGCAGCGCCGCGCCCCGGGATCTCACGGCCGGCTTCACCACCGATGTCCCAAACTACGCCGATGTCTCCGCCGGAGATGGCTTCGCCTGGGCGCCAGACGGCAAGGCGCTGGCCTTTGAATCCGCCCCCGAGCAGACCAAGGCCACCAGCACCAACGGCGAGATCTACGAGGTGGCCTTCACGGGCGGCCCCGCGAAGCTGCTCTCCACCAACAAGGCCATGGACAACTCGCCCCGCTACTCGCCGGACGGCAAGTACCTGGCCTGGCGCGCCCAGCGCCGCCCCGGCTTCGAGGCCGACAAGTGGGAACTCTGGGTCATGGATCGGGCCACAGGCCAGGTGGTCCGCACCACCCAGGCTTTCGACCAGAGCTTCGGCGACTATCAGTGGCAGGGCCAGGACCTCGTGGGGACTTCCGAACAGCAGGGCCACACGGACCTCTTCCGCTGGGACGGCAAGGCCCTCCAGCGCCTCAGCACGGGCCTCCACATCGAGGGCTTCGCGCTGGCCAAGGGCCAGGCCATCGTCGTCTCCACCAGCCTCACCACGCCCCAGGACCTCTACACCGTGGACTTCAGGACCGGCAAGGCCGTGCGCGCCACGACGCACAACGAGGCCCTGGCCAAGGACCTGAGCCTGAACCCCGGCGAAGAGCTGTGGATCGATACCGTGGCCGTGGACGGCAAGCCCGCCAAGACCCACGCCTTCGTGGTGAAGCCCGTGGGCTACGACCCCAACAAGACCTATCCCGTGGCCTTCGTCATCCACGGAGGCCCCCAGGGCGCCTGGGCCGATGCCTGGCATCCCCGGTGGAACGCCCAGGCCTGGGCCGGCCGCGGCTTCATCACGGTGCTGCCCAATCCCCGCGGGTCCACGGGCTTCGGCCAGGCCTACACGGACGCCATCAGCGGCGACTGGAACGGCGCGGTCATGACCGACCTCATGAGCACCCTGGATGCCGTGCTCAAGCAGTACCCCAACGCCGATGCCAAGCGCGTGGTGGCCGCCGGCGGCAGCTATGGCGGCTACGCCGTGAACTGGATCTCCGGCCACTATCCCGAGCGCTTCGCCGCTTTCGTGACCCACGCCAGCATCTTCAACACCGAGTCCATGCAGCTGGGCACCGAGGAGCTCTGGTTCCCCCACTGGGAGTTCAAGGGCTGGCCCTGGGAGAGTGCCGAGACCAAGGCCCGCTGGCAGTCCCAGAGCCCCAGCAGCGCCATCGCGAAGATGACCAAGCCCATGCTCGTCATCCACGGCGAGCTGGACTACCGCGTGCCCGTCACCGAGGCCTTCCAGCTCTACAACACCCTCCAGGTGCGGGGCGTCCCCAGCCAGCTGCTCTACTTCCCCGACGAGACCCATTTCGTGGCCAAGCCCCAGAACAGCAAGCTCTGGTATGAGACCGTGCTCGGCTGGTGCGAGCGCTGGACCAAGTAA
- a CDS encoding ATP-binding protein yields the protein MLQGEPRHQSDPPLDVPMVSFLSRIRIAAKLWLGYSIVAGILAGLALIQLGVLHDEENQALRIFEKRMVPVRQLKIVSDAYSIRILFAARQVRGGTLEPAEGLAQVRAARREAGEQWAAFKATARDLSNPETVARVDALSTYLMRDLDTLEQLLAEDRLPALGRFVDDDLLPQILPLTSLISGLVQVQEDAAQRSVEAMSARAWRTRTWSYITILGGLTAALVLGYRIARDLSGSIRRMVEQVRRAAEGDLEVRVHIGGRDELADMGRELNRMIARLRDTIHALAEREASERAVLHSAQVAIIARDNDGTVRRFNPYAEQLLGFRAEDMVGQTAAPWVDAEEMEACARVLSRQLGHPVTSGTEVIRLLTEAGPDQREWTFLTRDGRRVPMLVALSTISGARGERVGFLSIGSDLTERKVLEAELRASEARAQAANHAKSAFLSNMSHELRTPLNAILGYAQLMNRRTERSPEDRDQLGRILSAGEHLLSLINDVLSLSKIESGGLELRLGSFRPLTLIEGLVDLQRIRAEAKGLELKLEADPSLPAYLEGDEAKLRQVLVNLVGNAVKFTAKGSVTLSARYAAGRAAFSVTDTGAGISEEDQRQLFQPFFQAGSQAGNAEGTGLGLHISRSLVHLMGGDIALESRVGQGSCFTFSLPLPEGEPPLELEDRGQVVGLEPGQRKVSMMVVDDRLENRDLLARLLGSVGFQVYSAADGAEAVELWERHRPELLWMDLRMPRMSGFEALQVIRGKELEQNLPHTFIVAISASVIDLDRETLRKAGFDDFMGKPFRESQLFELAGRLLGLRFLTREPEVGLSPPGALLDCLHLQSATWRADLKEAVLIGDTEAALALVGQLGADPVAEGLRQLLKAYKLQELLDALNG from the coding sequence ATGCTGCAAGGCGAACCACGCCATCAGTCGGACCCACCCCTGGATGTGCCCATGGTCTCCTTCCTGAGTCGAATCCGGATTGCCGCCAAGCTTTGGCTCGGCTACAGCATCGTGGCGGGCATCCTCGCGGGGCTGGCCCTGATCCAGCTCGGCGTGTTGCACGACGAAGAGAACCAGGCCCTGCGCATTTTCGAGAAGCGCATGGTCCCGGTGCGTCAGCTCAAGATCGTGTCGGACGCCTACAGCATCCGCATCCTCTTCGCGGCCCGTCAGGTGCGGGGCGGGACCCTGGAACCCGCCGAGGGCCTGGCCCAGGTCCGGGCTGCGCGGAGGGAGGCGGGGGAGCAGTGGGCCGCATTCAAGGCCACCGCCCGGGACCTGTCGAACCCGGAAACCGTGGCCCGCGTGGATGCCCTCTCCACCTACCTGATGAGGGATCTGGACACCCTGGAGCAGCTCCTGGCGGAAGACCGGCTGCCGGCCCTCGGGCGCTTCGTGGACGATGATCTCCTGCCTCAGATCCTGCCCCTCACGAGCCTCATCTCCGGCCTCGTCCAGGTTCAGGAGGACGCCGCCCAGCGCAGCGTGGAGGCCATGTCGGCGCGGGCTTGGCGGACGCGGACCTGGTCCTACATCACCATCCTGGGGGGGCTGACCGCAGCCCTGGTGCTGGGCTATCGGATCGCCCGCGACCTGTCCGGCAGCATCCGGCGGATGGTGGAGCAGGTGCGTCGGGCGGCCGAGGGTGACCTGGAAGTCCGGGTCCACATCGGCGGTCGGGACGAGCTCGCCGACATGGGGCGGGAGCTGAACCGCATGATTGCGCGGCTGAGGGACACCATCCACGCCCTGGCGGAGCGCGAAGCCAGCGAGCGGGCCGTGCTCCACAGCGCCCAGGTGGCCATCATCGCCCGCGACAACGACGGCACCGTACGGCGCTTCAATCCCTACGCGGAACAGCTCCTGGGCTTCCGGGCCGAGGATATGGTCGGCCAGACGGCTGCGCCTTGGGTCGACGCGGAGGAGATGGAGGCCTGCGCCCGGGTGCTCTCAAGGCAGCTGGGTCATCCGGTGACCTCGGGAACTGAAGTGATCCGGCTGCTCACGGAGGCGGGTCCCGATCAGCGGGAGTGGACCTTCCTGACCCGGGACGGGCGGCGCGTACCCATGCTGGTGGCCCTTTCGACGATCAGCGGGGCCCGGGGCGAGCGGGTGGGATTCCTGAGCATCGGCTCCGATCTGACGGAACGCAAAGTCCTGGAGGCCGAACTCCGGGCCAGCGAGGCCCGAGCCCAGGCCGCGAACCACGCCAAGAGCGCCTTCCTGTCGAACATGAGCCACGAGCTCCGCACCCCCCTGAACGCCATCCTCGGCTACGCCCAGTTGATGAATCGCCGGACGGAGCGCAGCCCCGAGGACCGCGACCAGCTCGGGCGCATCCTGTCGGCCGGCGAGCATCTGCTCTCTCTGATCAACGATGTGCTGTCCCTCAGCAAGATAGAATCCGGGGGCCTGGAGCTGCGCCTGGGATCTTTCCGCCCCCTCACCCTGATCGAGGGCTTGGTGGACCTGCAGCGGATCCGGGCCGAGGCCAAGGGGCTCGAGCTGAAACTGGAGGCGGACCCCTCCCTCCCGGCCTACCTGGAGGGCGACGAGGCCAAGCTGCGCCAGGTCCTGGTGAACCTGGTGGGGAACGCGGTCAAGTTTACGGCCAAGGGATCCGTCACCCTGAGCGCCCGCTACGCGGCGGGTCGGGCCGCCTTCAGCGTGACGGACACGGGGGCGGGGATCAGCGAGGAGGATCAGCGCCAGCTGTTCCAGCCCTTCTTCCAGGCAGGCAGCCAGGCCGGGAACGCCGAGGGTACGGGGCTCGGTTTGCACATCAGCCGATCCCTGGTGCACCTCATGGGGGGCGACATCGCCCTGGAAAGCCGGGTGGGGCAGGGCAGCTGCTTCACCTTCAGCCTGCCTCTCCCCGAAGGGGAGCCGCCCCTGGAGCTGGAGGACCGGGGGCAGGTGGTCGGCCTGGAGCCCGGCCAGCGGAAGGTCTCCATGATGGTGGTGGACGACCGGCTGGAGAACCGCGATCTGCTGGCCCGGCTGCTGGGTTCCGTGGGGTTCCAGGTCTACAGCGCGGCCGATGGCGCCGAGGCCGTGGAACTCTGGGAGCGCCACCGGCCGGAGCTCCTCTGGATGGATCTCCGCATGCCCCGGATGAGCGGCTTCGAAGCGCTCCAGGTGATCCGGGGGAAGGAGCTGGAGCAGAACCTGCCCCACACCTTCATCGTGGCGATCTCCGCCAGCGTCATCGATTTGGATCGCGAGACCCTGCGCAAGGCAGGCTTCGACGACTTCATGGGCAAGCCCTTCCGGGAGTCGCAGCTCTTCGAGCTGGCGGGCCGCCTGCTCGGCCTCCGCTTCCTGACCCGGGAACCCGAGGTGGGGCTGTCGCCGCCCGGGGCCCTGCTGGACTGCCTGCATCTTCAGTCCGCGACTTGGCGCGCCGATCTGAAGGAAGCGGTGTTGATCGGAGACACCGAGGCCGCCTTGGCCCTGGTGGGCCAGTTGGGGGCCGATCCCGTCGCCGAGGGTCTGCGCCAGCTGCTCAAGGCCTACAAGCTCCAGGAACTGCTCGACGCATTGAACGGATGA
- the queF gene encoding preQ(1) synthase, with translation MVTRPTGKLDTFVSPRPGRPFTITFETEEFTCLCPLTGQPDFAKLRILYQPDQLCVESKSLKLYLWSFRDRGAFHEAVTNQILDDLVAALQPQWMRIEGDFLIRGGIRTVVVAEHGTKQ, from the coding sequence GTGGTCACGCGGCCCACGGGGAAGCTCGATACCTTCGTGAGCCCCCGGCCGGGACGGCCCTTCACCATCACCTTCGAGACGGAGGAGTTCACCTGTCTCTGCCCGCTCACGGGCCAGCCGGACTTCGCGAAGCTGCGCATCCTCTACCAGCCGGACCAGCTCTGTGTGGAATCCAAGTCGCTCAAGCTCTACCTCTGGAGCTTCCGCGACCGGGGCGCCTTCCACGAGGCGGTCACCAACCAGATCCTCGACGATCTGGTGGCGGCCCTTCAACCCCAGTGGATGCGCATCGAGGGCGACTTCCTCATCCGCGGCGGCATCCGGACCGTCGTCGTGGCGGAACACGGGACGAAGCAGTAG
- a CDS encoding M2 family metallopeptidase, protein MRILPALIPSLALGIPLVAQMTAPVQAQYQERADRFLKLVNAGYQALYYVNSEATWAAATDVKPEHDAAAEWAGKAFAAFNGNPLVITEAKELLKHRAQLDEKTVRQLERVLLMPYGAEGPMTQPKLVADRIEAETKQISLMNGFQFKVAGKPVTANDIDNKLSSSRDLAERQLWWEASKEIGLPLKDGLVRLRDLRNGVAKELGYPDYFALQVARYGLTKDEMAAFNRKFLAELKPLYLQLHTWVKYEMAKKYGQPVPKAIPAHWINNRWSQNWTGFVSAVDFDPYFKGWQPERIVKTAEAFYTGLGFEALPASFWVKSDLYPVKAGDPRKKNAHASCWHLDLDKDIRSLMSVEPNAQWFETVHHELGHGYYFMSYTNPNVPPLLRDGANPSFHEGVGELIAMATRQIPYLKGAGVLPADYKVDQMQVLLNDALEVAIPFMYWACGTMPEWEAEFYGGMPADQMNARWWKQVRDLQGVEPPSPRGEQFCDAATKTHINDNPAYYYSYGWATVFKFQMHDHIARKILHQDPRACNYAGNKEVGAFLKKILAKGATEDWRKVLKEATGEDLSTRAMMDYFKPLMAWLEQQNKGRQIGWD, encoded by the coding sequence ATGCGCATCCTTCCAGCCCTGATCCCCAGCCTGGCGTTAGGCATCCCCCTGGTGGCCCAGATGACCGCTCCCGTGCAGGCCCAGTACCAGGAACGGGCGGACCGCTTCCTGAAGCTCGTGAATGCGGGCTACCAGGCGCTCTACTATGTCAATTCCGAGGCCACCTGGGCGGCGGCCACGGATGTGAAGCCCGAGCACGATGCCGCCGCCGAGTGGGCGGGCAAGGCCTTCGCCGCCTTCAACGGCAATCCCCTCGTCATCACCGAGGCCAAGGAGCTCCTGAAGCACCGCGCCCAGCTCGACGAGAAGACGGTGCGGCAGCTGGAACGCGTGCTGCTCATGCCCTACGGTGCCGAGGGCCCCATGACCCAGCCCAAGCTGGTGGCCGACCGCATCGAGGCGGAGACGAAACAGATCTCGCTCATGAACGGGTTCCAGTTCAAGGTGGCCGGGAAGCCCGTGACCGCCAACGACATCGACAACAAGCTCTCCTCCAGCCGCGACCTGGCGGAACGCCAGCTGTGGTGGGAGGCCAGCAAGGAGATCGGCCTTCCCCTGAAGGACGGCCTGGTGCGTCTGCGGGACCTCCGCAACGGGGTGGCCAAGGAGCTGGGCTACCCCGACTACTTCGCGCTCCAGGTGGCCCGCTACGGGCTGACCAAGGACGAGATGGCGGCCTTCAACCGGAAGTTCCTGGCGGAGCTGAAGCCCCTTTACCTTCAGCTGCATACCTGGGTGAAGTACGAGATGGCGAAAAAGTACGGCCAGCCGGTGCCCAAGGCCATTCCCGCCCACTGGATCAACAACCGCTGGAGCCAGAACTGGACCGGCTTCGTCAGTGCCGTGGACTTCGATCCCTACTTCAAGGGCTGGCAGCCCGAACGCATCGTGAAGACCGCCGAGGCCTTCTACACGGGCCTGGGCTTTGAGGCGCTGCCCGCCAGCTTCTGGGTCAAGTCCGACCTCTACCCCGTCAAGGCCGGCGATCCCCGCAAGAAGAACGCCCACGCCTCCTGCTGGCACCTGGACCTGGACAAGGACATTCGCTCGCTCATGAGCGTGGAACCCAACGCCCAGTGGTTCGAGACCGTGCACCACGAGCTGGGCCACGGCTACTACTTCATGAGCTACACCAACCCGAATGTGCCGCCCCTCCTGCGGGACGGGGCCAACCCCAGCTTCCACGAGGGCGTGGGCGAGCTCATCGCCATGGCCACCCGGCAGATCCCCTACCTCAAGGGCGCAGGCGTGCTGCCGGCCGACTACAAGGTCGACCAGATGCAGGTGCTGCTCAACGACGCGCTCGAGGTGGCCATCCCCTTCATGTACTGGGCGTGCGGCACCATGCCCGAGTGGGAGGCCGAGTTCTATGGCGGCATGCCGGCGGACCAGATGAATGCGCGCTGGTGGAAGCAGGTGCGCGACCTGCAGGGCGTGGAGCCGCCGAGCCCCCGCGGCGAGCAGTTCTGCGACGCCGCCACCAAGACCCACATCAACGACAATCCCGCCTATTACTACAGCTACGGCTGGGCCACGGTCTTCAAGTTCCAGATGCACGACCACATCGCCCGGAAGATCCTCCACCAGGATCCCCGCGCCTGCAACTACGCGGGGAACAAGGAGGTCGGCGCCTTCCTGAAGAAGATCCTGGCCAAGGGCGCCACGGAAGATTGGCGGAAGGTGCTGAAGGAGGCCACCGGCGAGGACCTGTCCACCCGGGCCATGATGGACTACTTCAAGCCCCTGATGGCCTGGCTGGAGCAGCAGAACAAGGGCCGGCAGATCGGATGGGATTGA
- the queC gene encoding 7-cyano-7-deazaguanine synthase QueC: MPELAVVSLSGGMDSCVTAAMAKAQGFELALLHADYGQRTQEREKQAFRDIAEFYGVPAHRRLIIGFDTLKTIGGSALTDASIALPEGELDRPGVPVSYVPFRNAHLLATCVSWAEVLGATAIFVGFVEEDSSGYPDCREAFLRSFEQTANLGTRPETNLAFHAPLLHLRKAEIVTKGRELGAPLHLTWSCYQGEQEACGHCDSCHLRLRGFQQAGFPDPIPYAFIPDSLKV, encoded by the coding sequence ATGCCTGAACTCGCCGTGGTCTCCCTCTCTGGCGGCATGGATTCCTGCGTGACGGCCGCCATGGCGAAGGCCCAGGGCTTCGAGCTGGCCCTGCTCCACGCCGACTACGGGCAGCGCACTCAGGAGCGCGAGAAGCAGGCCTTCCGTGACATTGCCGAATTCTACGGCGTGCCCGCGCATCGGCGCTTGATCATCGGCTTCGACACCCTGAAGACCATCGGCGGTTCTGCCTTGACGGACGCCTCCATCGCCCTGCCCGAAGGGGAGTTGGACCGGCCCGGTGTGCCCGTGAGCTATGTGCCCTTCCGCAACGCGCACCTGCTGGCCACCTGCGTGAGCTGGGCCGAGGTGCTTGGCGCCACGGCCATCTTCGTGGGCTTCGTGGAGGAGGACAGCAGCGGCTATCCCGACTGCCGCGAGGCCTTCCTCCGCAGCTTCGAGCAGACCGCCAACCTGGGTACGAGGCCCGAGACGAACCTGGCTTTCCACGCGCCGCTCCTCCACCTCCGCAAGGCCGAGATCGTGACGAAGGGCCGGGAGCTCGGCGCGCCGCTGCACCTCACCTGGTCCTGCTACCAGGGCGAGCAGGAGGCCTGCGGTCACTGCGACTCCTGCCACCTGCGGCTGCGGGGCTTCCAGCAAGCGGGATTCCCCGATCCCATTCCGTACGCGTTCATCCCCGATTCCCTGAAGGTGTGA
- a CDS encoding hybrid sensor histidine kinase/response regulator, with protein MLVPQGDILIVDDNPDNLDLLSAVLRERNYRVRAVPSGAMALEAARRHPPELVMLDVNMPGMDGYQACQAFKADPVLQRIPIIFISALDDPLDKVKAFHVGGRDYVTKPFSAEEVLVRVEHQVNLGRLQRELEIQNQNLVDANLKLKEVNTLKTNFTSMLVHDLRSPLTVLGLVLEKIKNGGTVREEAIEKAEESCTRIKTLLDEMLEIYRSESGQLPMEFSEIDTTSWLSALLAPYNLRAAATGVEFQPAVPEGLPVIQGDRLKLDRALVNLVDNAFKFTPRAGAVRVEAGVEFGSGVEAGMRFLRLSVIDTGRGIPAGDLPFIFDPFRQAERSDAARGVGLGLAIVQRLVAAHRGQIRAQSQLGFGSNFTILIPC; from the coding sequence ATGCTGGTGCCCCAAGGCGACATTCTCATCGTCGACGACAACCCCGACAATCTGGACCTGCTGAGTGCCGTCCTGCGGGAGCGGAATTACCGGGTGCGCGCAGTCCCCTCGGGGGCGATGGCCCTCGAGGCGGCCCGCCGCCACCCGCCGGAGCTGGTCATGCTGGATGTGAACATGCCCGGCATGGATGGCTACCAGGCCTGCCAAGCCTTCAAGGCGGATCCCGTGCTCCAGCGGATCCCCATCATCTTCATCAGCGCCCTCGACGATCCGCTGGACAAGGTGAAGGCCTTCCATGTGGGAGGGCGGGACTATGTCACCAAGCCCTTCAGCGCTGAGGAGGTGCTGGTGCGGGTGGAGCACCAGGTGAACCTCGGCCGCCTGCAGCGCGAGCTGGAGATCCAGAACCAGAACCTGGTGGACGCCAACCTCAAGCTGAAAGAGGTGAACACCCTCAAAACCAACTTCACTTCCATGCTCGTGCACGACCTCCGCTCGCCGCTCACGGTGCTGGGGCTCGTCTTGGAAAAAATAAAAAACGGCGGGACCGTTCGCGAGGAGGCCATCGAGAAGGCGGAGGAATCCTGCACCCGGATCAAGACGCTGCTCGACGAGATGCTGGAGATCTACCGCAGCGAGAGCGGCCAGCTCCCCATGGAGTTCTCGGAGATCGACACGACTTCCTGGTTGTCGGCCCTGCTGGCCCCGTACAACCTGCGTGCCGCCGCCACCGGGGTGGAGTTCCAGCCGGCCGTTCCCGAGGGCCTGCCCGTGATCCAGGGAGACCGCCTGAAGCTGGACCGCGCACTGGTCAACCTGGTGGACAACGCCTTCAAGTTCACGCCCCGGGCCGGGGCGGTGCGCGTGGAGGCGGGAGTCGAGTTCGGATCCGGCGTGGAGGCCGGCATGCGCTTCCTGAGGCTGTCGGTGATCGACACAGGCCGGGGCATCCCGGCGGGGGACCTGCCCTTCATCTTCGATCCCTTCCGTCAGGCCGAGCGCAGCGACGCCGCCAGGGGCGTAGGGCTTGGCCTCGCCATCGTCCAGCGCCTGGTGGCCGCCCACCGGGGCCAGATCCGGGCGCAGAGCCAGCTGGGCTTCGGGTCGAACTTCACCATCCTGATCCCCTGCTGA
- a CDS encoding lysophospholipid acyltransferase family protein, with protein MAVRVAIAGRGRPLGSPVSVWVAFRAVPFLVAGMTKLWSYTLRVRREGFEAVEDLVARDERVILSFWHRRLFMMPLAYPFRRRNAAGEVRGVAILSSDSKDGERSAATWRWFGIHAVRGTASDDGAKALVRMIQAVKQGWDFGITPDGPRGPLMALKPGTLALARKTGAWIVPVSLAFDHSFQLKTWDRMVIPFPFATCVIKYGRPYQIPPKADDTAEAVRLQREMDLLETWAEGISHA; from the coding sequence ATGGCCGTTCGCGTGGCCATCGCCGGCCGGGGGCGGCCCCTGGGCTCACCGGTCTCGGTGTGGGTTGCCTTCCGCGCGGTGCCCTTCCTGGTGGCGGGGATGACCAAGCTCTGGTCCTACACCCTGCGGGTGCGTCGCGAAGGCTTCGAGGCCGTCGAGGATCTCGTGGCCCGGGATGAACGCGTCATCCTGAGCTTCTGGCACCGGCGCCTCTTCATGATGCCCCTGGCCTATCCCTTCCGCCGCCGGAACGCCGCCGGCGAGGTGCGGGGCGTGGCCATCCTGTCGAGCGACAGCAAGGATGGCGAGCGCAGCGCGGCCACCTGGCGCTGGTTCGGCATCCATGCGGTGAGGGGCACCGCCAGCGACGACGGCGCCAAGGCCCTGGTGCGGATGATCCAGGCCGTGAAGCAGGGCTGGGACTTCGGCATCACGCCCGATGGCCCCCGGGGCCCCCTCATGGCGCTGAAGCCTGGCACCCTCGCCCTGGCCCGCAAGACCGGCGCCTGGATCGTGCCTGTGAGCCTGGCCTTCGACCACAGCTTCCAACTGAAGACCTGGGACCGCATGGTGATCCCGTTTCCGTTCGCCACCTGCGTGATCAAGTACGGAAGGCCGTACCAGATTCCGCCGAAGGCGGATGACACTGCGGAGGCCGTGCGGCTCCAGCGGGAGATGGATCTTCTGGAAACCTGGGCTGAAGGGATCTCCCATGCCTGA
- the folK gene encoding 2-amino-4-hydroxy-6-hydroxymethyldihydropteridine diphosphokinase, with amino-acid sequence MKAVIALGSNLGDRRAHLEAGLAALRTLGPVVPSPLVMETPDESGRGPAYLNTVAVLVTGETDPRRLLEALLRLELGEGRDRSAGRNAPRTLDLDLITTDGPPGSWTWAAPEDLRALGPELSLDLPHPRAFSRPFVLEPWRALSDPGACGGVIPRN; translated from the coding sequence ATGAAGGCCGTCATTGCGCTCGGTTCGAACCTCGGTGACCGCCGGGCGCACCTGGAGGCGGGGTTGGCCGCTCTGCGCACGCTCGGCCCGGTGGTGCCTTCGCCCCTGGTGATGGAAACGCCGGACGAGTCCGGTCGGGGGCCCGCCTACCTCAACACCGTGGCGGTCCTGGTGACGGGGGAGACGGACCCTCGCCGCCTGCTGGAGGCCCTGCTGCGCCTGGAGCTGGGCGAGGGGCGGGATCGCAGCGCCGGACGGAACGCGCCCCGCACCCTGGACCTGGATCTCATCACCACGGACGGTCCGCCGGGAAGTTGGACCTGGGCGGCGCCGGAGGACCTGCGCGCGCTGGGTCCCGAGCTGAGCCTGGACCTGCCCCATCCCCGCGCCTTCAGCCGGCCCTTCGTCCTCGAACCCTGGCGTGCGCTGTCCGATCCCGGGGCATGCGGCGGAGTGATCCCAAGAAACTGA
- a CDS encoding Hsp33 family molecular chaperone HslO, with product MADRSQAQVTRALTRDHQVRLSSLDASPLWDGVRRAHPHLDPEACACLTELLSATALLQGRTLFAERLQLLVKGSGRAKAVVTDCWPDGTIRGVLDLGKPEAPSWIAGPGVFQVMRSNTSGQPYVGHLPLVEGGIQIQVEHYLQQSEQIQASLTLWCDPGTGEAGGMLVEPLPDCPPARLARLVQAIEGLEVVPFWERTPGFLASWVSQGEGVEELASSDLFYRCRCTREALLETLRRFPADQKADLFKEPGPLEVRCDYCGTLYPITREDLLAGEA from the coding sequence ATGGCGGATCGCTCCCAGGCCCAGGTTACCAGGGCCCTCACGCGGGACCACCAGGTCCGGTTGTCCTCGCTGGATGCCAGCCCCCTGTGGGATGGCGTCCGGCGCGCCCATCCCCACCTGGATCCGGAGGCCTGTGCCTGTCTGACGGAGCTGCTCTCGGCCACGGCCCTGCTGCAGGGGCGGACCCTCTTCGCCGAGCGCCTGCAGCTCCTGGTGAAGGGCTCGGGTCGTGCCAAGGCCGTGGTGACCGACTGCTGGCCCGACGGCACCATCCGGGGTGTGCTCGACCTGGGGAAGCCCGAGGCCCCGTCGTGGATCGCCGGGCCCGGCGTGTTCCAGGTCATGCGCTCCAACACCTCGGGTCAGCCCTATGTGGGGCACCTGCCCCTGGTCGAGGGTGGGATTCAGATCCAGGTGGAGCACTACCTTCAGCAATCGGAGCAGATCCAGGCCAGCCTCACGCTCTGGTGCGACCCGGGCACGGGCGAGGCCGGGGGGATGCTGGTGGAACCGCTGCCGGACTGCCCACCCGCCCGCCTGGCCCGGCTGGTCCAGGCCATCGAGGGCCTGGAGGTGGTGCCCTTCTGGGAGCGTACGCCGGGCTTCCTGGCTTCTTGGGTCTCCCAGGGGGAGGGCGTCGAGGAATTGGCCTCCTCGGATCTCTTCTACCGCTGCCGATGCACTCGGGAGGCCCTGCTGGAGACCCTGCGCCGCTTCCCCGCCGACCAGAAGGCGGACCTCTTCAAGGAGCCCGGGCCCCTCGAGGTCCGCTGCGATTACTGCGGCACCCTCTATCCCATCACCCGCGAGGATCTGCTGGCAGGGGAGGCCTGA